Proteins encoded within one genomic window of Equus przewalskii isolate Varuska chromosome 3, EquPr2, whole genome shotgun sequence:
- the GAN gene encoding gigaxonin isoform X1, with translation MAEGSAVSDPQHAARLLRALSSFREESRFCDAHLVLDGEEIPVQKNILAAASPYIRTKLYYNPPKDDGSTYKIELEGISVMVMREILDYIFSGQIRLNEDTIQDVVQAADLLLLTDLKTLCCEFLEGCIAAENCIGIRDFALHYCLHHVHYLATEYLETHFRDVSSTEEFLELSPQKLKEVISLEKLNVGNERYVFEAVIRWIAHDTEIRKAHMKDVVSALWVSGLDSSYLREQMLNEPLVREIVKECSNIPLSQPQQGEAMLANFKPRGYSECIVTVGGEERVSRKPTAAMRCMCPLYDPNRQLWIELAPLSMPRINHGVLSAEGFLFVFGGQDENKQTLSSGEKYDPDANTWTALPPMNEARHNFGIVEIDGMLYILGGEDGEKELISMECYDIYSKTWTKQPDLTMVRKIGCYAAMKKKIYAMGGGSYGKLFESVECYDPRTQQWTAICPLKERRFGAVACGVAMELYVFGGVRSREDIQGGEMVTCKSEFYHDEFKRWIYLNDQNLCIPASSSFVYGAVPIGASIYVIGDLDTGTNYDYVREFKRSTGTWHHTKPLLPSDLRRTGCAALRIANCKLFRLQLQQGLFRIRVHSP, from the exons gACAAAGTTATACTATAATCCTCCAAAAGATGATGGATCAACCTATAAGATTGAACTTGAAGGGATATCGGTAATGGTTATGAGAGAGATCCTGGATTACATCTTCAGTGGGCAG ATCCGGCTAAACGAAGATACAATCCAAGATGTTGTACAGGCAGCAGACCTGCTCCTGCTGACGGACCTTAAGACTCTGTGCTGTGAGTTTCTAGAAGGCTGTATCGCTGCTGAGAACTGCATCGGGATCCGAGACTTTGCCCTGCATTACTGCCTGCACCACGTCCATTACCTCGCCACGGAGTACCTGGAGACTCATTTCCGAGACGTCAGCAGCACAGAAGAGTTCCTAGAACTGAGTCCACAAAAGCTTAAAGAAGTGATTTCTCTTGAGAAGTTAAATGTTGGCAATGAAAGATACGTCTTTGAAGCAGTCATTCGATGGATAGCACATGACACAGAAATAAGAAAG GCCCACATGAAGGATGTTGTGTCCGCGCTCTGGGTTTCAGGGTTAGACTCCAGCTACTTGCGGGAGCAGATGCTGAACGAGCCCTTAGTACGAGAGATTGTCAAGGAGTGCAGCAACATTCCGCTCAGCCAGCCACAGCAAGGGGAGGCAATGCTGGCAAACTTCAAACCGCGGGGTTACTCCGAGTGCATCGTGACTGTGGGTGGAGAGGAAAGAGT ctCACGGAAACCGACAGCAGCGATGCGATGTATGTGCCCTCTTTATGACCCTAATAGGCAGCTTTGGATTGAACTGGCCCCTTTAAGCATGCCAAGAATTAACCACGGAGTGCTCTCAGCAG aaggatttttgtttgtatttgggGGCCAAGATGAAAATAAGCAGACCCTGAGCTCAGGAGAGAAGTATGACCCAGACGCAAATACGTGGACTGCATTGCCACCTATGAACGAG GCAAGGCATAATTTTGGAATTGTGGAGATAGACGGGATGCTGTACATTTTAGGAGGAGAGGATGGTGAAAAAGAACTCATTTCCATGGAGTGTTATGATATCTATTCTAAAACCTGGACAAAGCAACCTGATTTGACCATGGTTAGAAAG ATCGGCTGCTATGcagctatgaaaaagaaaatctacgcCATGGGCGGAGGATCATATGGAAAACTTTTTGAATCTGTGGAATGTTATGACCCGAGGACCCAGCAGTGGACTGCTATCTGCCCCCTGAAGGAGAGAAG GTTTGGCGCTGTCGCCTGCGGAGTCGCCATGGAGCTCTACGTGTTTGGGGGAGTGCGAAGTCGCGAGGACATCCAGGGTGGTGAGATGGTGACCTGCAAGTCAGAATTCTACCATGATGAGTTTAAAAG GTGGATCTATCTTAATGACCAGAATTTATGCATCCCTGCCAGTTCTTCTTTTGTGTATGGAGCTGTACCCATAGGAGCCAGTATTTACGTAATCGGAGATCTTGATACAG GTACCAATTACGACTACGTGCGTGAGTTTAAGAGAAGCACGGGAACCTGGCACCACACTAAACCACTCCTCCCCTCCGACCTTCGCCGCACCGGATGTGCAGCCTTACGTATTGCAAATTGCAAGCTTTTCCGCCTGCAGCTTCAGCAAGGCCTGTTCCGTATCCGTGTTCATTCACCTTGA
- the GAN gene encoding gigaxonin isoform X2, whose protein sequence is MVMREILDYIFSGQIRLNEDTIQDVVQAADLLLLTDLKTLCCEFLEGCIAAENCIGIRDFALHYCLHHVHYLATEYLETHFRDVSSTEEFLELSPQKLKEVISLEKLNVGNERYVFEAVIRWIAHDTEIRKAHMKDVVSALWVSGLDSSYLREQMLNEPLVREIVKECSNIPLSQPQQGEAMLANFKPRGYSECIVTVGGEERVSRKPTAAMRCMCPLYDPNRQLWIELAPLSMPRINHGVLSAEGFLFVFGGQDENKQTLSSGEKYDPDANTWTALPPMNEARHNFGIVEIDGMLYILGGEDGEKELISMECYDIYSKTWTKQPDLTMVRKIGCYAAMKKKIYAMGGGSYGKLFESVECYDPRTQQWTAICPLKERRFGAVACGVAMELYVFGGVRSREDIQGGEMVTCKSEFYHDEFKRWIYLNDQNLCIPASSSFVYGAVPIGASIYVIGDLDTGTNYDYVREFKRSTGTWHHTKPLLPSDLRRTGCAALRIANCKLFRLQLQQGLFRIRVHSP, encoded by the exons ATGGTTATGAGAGAGATCCTGGATTACATCTTCAGTGGGCAG ATCCGGCTAAACGAAGATACAATCCAAGATGTTGTACAGGCAGCAGACCTGCTCCTGCTGACGGACCTTAAGACTCTGTGCTGTGAGTTTCTAGAAGGCTGTATCGCTGCTGAGAACTGCATCGGGATCCGAGACTTTGCCCTGCATTACTGCCTGCACCACGTCCATTACCTCGCCACGGAGTACCTGGAGACTCATTTCCGAGACGTCAGCAGCACAGAAGAGTTCCTAGAACTGAGTCCACAAAAGCTTAAAGAAGTGATTTCTCTTGAGAAGTTAAATGTTGGCAATGAAAGATACGTCTTTGAAGCAGTCATTCGATGGATAGCACATGACACAGAAATAAGAAAG GCCCACATGAAGGATGTTGTGTCCGCGCTCTGGGTTTCAGGGTTAGACTCCAGCTACTTGCGGGAGCAGATGCTGAACGAGCCCTTAGTACGAGAGATTGTCAAGGAGTGCAGCAACATTCCGCTCAGCCAGCCACAGCAAGGGGAGGCAATGCTGGCAAACTTCAAACCGCGGGGTTACTCCGAGTGCATCGTGACTGTGGGTGGAGAGGAAAGAGT ctCACGGAAACCGACAGCAGCGATGCGATGTATGTGCCCTCTTTATGACCCTAATAGGCAGCTTTGGATTGAACTGGCCCCTTTAAGCATGCCAAGAATTAACCACGGAGTGCTCTCAGCAG aaggatttttgtttgtatttgggGGCCAAGATGAAAATAAGCAGACCCTGAGCTCAGGAGAGAAGTATGACCCAGACGCAAATACGTGGACTGCATTGCCACCTATGAACGAG GCAAGGCATAATTTTGGAATTGTGGAGATAGACGGGATGCTGTACATTTTAGGAGGAGAGGATGGTGAAAAAGAACTCATTTCCATGGAGTGTTATGATATCTATTCTAAAACCTGGACAAAGCAACCTGATTTGACCATGGTTAGAAAG ATCGGCTGCTATGcagctatgaaaaagaaaatctacgcCATGGGCGGAGGATCATATGGAAAACTTTTTGAATCTGTGGAATGTTATGACCCGAGGACCCAGCAGTGGACTGCTATCTGCCCCCTGAAGGAGAGAAG GTTTGGCGCTGTCGCCTGCGGAGTCGCCATGGAGCTCTACGTGTTTGGGGGAGTGCGAAGTCGCGAGGACATCCAGGGTGGTGAGATGGTGACCTGCAAGTCAGAATTCTACCATGATGAGTTTAAAAG GTGGATCTATCTTAATGACCAGAATTTATGCATCCCTGCCAGTTCTTCTTTTGTGTATGGAGCTGTACCCATAGGAGCCAGTATTTACGTAATCGGAGATCTTGATACAG GTACCAATTACGACTACGTGCGTGAGTTTAAGAGAAGCACGGGAACCTGGCACCACACTAAACCACTCCTCCCCTCCGACCTTCGCCGCACCGGATGTGCAGCCTTACGTATTGCAAATTGCAAGCTTTTCCGCCTGCAGCTTCAGCAAGGCCTGTTCCGTATCCGTGTTCATTCACCTTGA
- the GAN gene encoding gigaxonin isoform X3: protein MKDVVSALWVSGLDSSYLREQMLNEPLVREIVKECSNIPLSQPQQGEAMLANFKPRGYSECIVTVGGEERVSRKPTAAMRCMCPLYDPNRQLWIELAPLSMPRINHGVLSAEGFLFVFGGQDENKQTLSSGEKYDPDANTWTALPPMNEARHNFGIVEIDGMLYILGGEDGEKELISMECYDIYSKTWTKQPDLTMVRKIGCYAAMKKKIYAMGGGSYGKLFESVECYDPRTQQWTAICPLKERRFGAVACGVAMELYVFGGVRSREDIQGGEMVTCKSEFYHDEFKRWIYLNDQNLCIPASSSFVYGAVPIGASIYVIGDLDTGTNYDYVREFKRSTGTWHHTKPLLPSDLRRTGCAALRIANCKLFRLQLQQGLFRIRVHSP, encoded by the exons ATGAAGGATGTTGTGTCCGCGCTCTGGGTTTCAGGGTTAGACTCCAGCTACTTGCGGGAGCAGATGCTGAACGAGCCCTTAGTACGAGAGATTGTCAAGGAGTGCAGCAACATTCCGCTCAGCCAGCCACAGCAAGGGGAGGCAATGCTGGCAAACTTCAAACCGCGGGGTTACTCCGAGTGCATCGTGACTGTGGGTGGAGAGGAAAGAGT ctCACGGAAACCGACAGCAGCGATGCGATGTATGTGCCCTCTTTATGACCCTAATAGGCAGCTTTGGATTGAACTGGCCCCTTTAAGCATGCCAAGAATTAACCACGGAGTGCTCTCAGCAG aaggatttttgtttgtatttgggGGCCAAGATGAAAATAAGCAGACCCTGAGCTCAGGAGAGAAGTATGACCCAGACGCAAATACGTGGACTGCATTGCCACCTATGAACGAG GCAAGGCATAATTTTGGAATTGTGGAGATAGACGGGATGCTGTACATTTTAGGAGGAGAGGATGGTGAAAAAGAACTCATTTCCATGGAGTGTTATGATATCTATTCTAAAACCTGGACAAAGCAACCTGATTTGACCATGGTTAGAAAG ATCGGCTGCTATGcagctatgaaaaagaaaatctacgcCATGGGCGGAGGATCATATGGAAAACTTTTTGAATCTGTGGAATGTTATGACCCGAGGACCCAGCAGTGGACTGCTATCTGCCCCCTGAAGGAGAGAAG GTTTGGCGCTGTCGCCTGCGGAGTCGCCATGGAGCTCTACGTGTTTGGGGGAGTGCGAAGTCGCGAGGACATCCAGGGTGGTGAGATGGTGACCTGCAAGTCAGAATTCTACCATGATGAGTTTAAAAG GTGGATCTATCTTAATGACCAGAATTTATGCATCCCTGCCAGTTCTTCTTTTGTGTATGGAGCTGTACCCATAGGAGCCAGTATTTACGTAATCGGAGATCTTGATACAG GTACCAATTACGACTACGTGCGTGAGTTTAAGAGAAGCACGGGAACCTGGCACCACACTAAACCACTCCTCCCCTCCGACCTTCGCCGCACCGGATGTGCAGCCTTACGTATTGCAAATTGCAAGCTTTTCCGCCTGCAGCTTCAGCAAGGCCTGTTCCGTATCCGTGTTCATTCACCTTGA